From Halobacterium sp. R2-5, the proteins below share one genomic window:
- a CDS encoding formate--tetrahydrofolate ligase translates to MTDTASTRALDRSDAEIARATEKRPIEDVASDLGLGADDFDRVGRYKAKLAHDVVERASDEQTDGDLVLVTAMTPTPPGEGKTVTTIGLAQSLDAAGERSVAAIREPSLGPIFGLKGGATGGGRAQVVPMEDVNLHFTGDLHAITAAHNLVAAALDNRLYRGNDLDVDVNEVAWPRALDVDDRALRNVVVGLGGSGNGVPRESEFVITAASELMAVLGLADDLADLRERVGRVVVAYDSDEKPVTVGDLGVTGAVTALLRDAVRPNLVQTLSGTPALVHGGPFANIAHGTNTLVADRVGLSLADFVVTEAGFGADLGAEKFFDIVGRRGVQPDAVVLVATVRALKHHGTDGAGVDGEDVAATRAGFPNLDHHVGVLRRFGAEPVVALNRFPGDTDAELAAVRDHCEDLGVRVAVSDVYRRGAEGGAELARAVREAAAEPGDPSPLYDLDASLAEKIETVATDVYGASGVTFTADAESDLERLADHGFGDLPVCVSKVPGSLSDDPDRLGVPEDWSLTVRALYPSAGAGFVVALTGDVLTMPGLPSEPAAEAIDVDEDGNVTGL, encoded by the coding sequence ATGACCGACACTGCCAGCACGCGCGCGCTCGACCGGAGTGACGCCGAGATCGCCCGGGCGACGGAGAAGCGCCCCATCGAGGACGTCGCGTCCGACCTGGGGCTCGGTGCGGACGACTTCGACCGTGTCGGCCGATACAAGGCGAAACTCGCCCACGACGTCGTCGAACGCGCGAGCGACGAGCAGACCGACGGCGACCTCGTGCTCGTGACCGCGATGACGCCGACGCCGCCCGGGGAGGGCAAGACCGTGACGACGATCGGACTCGCCCAGTCGCTCGACGCGGCCGGCGAGCGCAGCGTCGCGGCGATCCGCGAACCGTCGCTCGGCCCGATATTCGGCCTGAAGGGCGGCGCGACGGGCGGCGGCCGCGCGCAGGTCGTCCCGATGGAGGACGTCAACCTCCACTTCACGGGCGACCTCCACGCGATCACGGCCGCCCACAACCTCGTCGCCGCCGCGCTCGACAACCGTCTCTACCGCGGGAACGACCTCGACGTCGACGTCAACGAGGTCGCGTGGCCGCGCGCGCTCGACGTCGACGACCGCGCGCTGCGGAACGTCGTGGTCGGGCTCGGCGGCTCCGGCAACGGCGTCCCGCGAGAGTCCGAGTTCGTCATCACGGCCGCCTCGGAGCTGATGGCGGTGCTCGGGCTCGCCGACGACCTCGCCGACCTCCGCGAGCGCGTCGGCCGCGTCGTCGTCGCCTACGACAGCGACGAGAAGCCGGTCACCGTGGGAGACCTCGGCGTCACCGGCGCCGTCACCGCGCTGCTCCGGGACGCCGTCCGCCCGAACCTCGTCCAGACGCTCTCCGGCACGCCCGCGCTCGTCCACGGCGGCCCGTTCGCGAACATCGCCCACGGGACGAACACGCTCGTCGCGGACCGCGTCGGGCTGTCGCTGGCGGACTTCGTCGTCACGGAGGCCGGCTTCGGCGCTGACCTCGGCGCCGAGAAGTTCTTCGACATCGTCGGCCGCCGGGGCGTTCAGCCGGACGCCGTCGTCCTCGTCGCCACCGTCCGCGCGCTCAAACACCACGGGACCGACGGGGCTGGGGTCGACGGCGAGGACGTCGCGGCGACCCGCGCGGGCTTCCCGAACCTCGACCACCACGTCGGCGTCCTCCGCCGTTTCGGCGCCGAGCCGGTCGTCGCGCTCAACCGGTTCCCGGGGGACACCGACGCCGAGCTGGCGGCCGTCCGCGACCACTGCGAGGACCTCGGTGTCCGCGTCGCCGTCTCGGACGTCTATCGGCGGGGCGCCGAGGGCGGTGCGGAGCTGGCGCGGGCGGTCCGCGAGGCGGCCGCCGAGCCCGGCGACCCGTCCCCGCTCTACGACCTGGACGCGTCGCTCGCGGAGAAAATCGAGACCGTGGCGACGGACGTCTACGGCGCCAGCGGCGTGACGTTCACCGCCGACGCCGAGTCCGACCTCGAGCGGCTCGCCGACCACGGGTTCGGCGACCTCCCGGTGTGCGTCTCGAAAGTCCCCGGGTCGCTGTCCGACGACCCCGACCGGCTCGGCGTTCCCGAGGACTGGTCGCTCACGGTCCGGGCGCTGTACCCGTCCGCGGGCGCCGGGTTCGTCGTCGCGCTGACCGGGGACGTGCTGACGATGCCGGGGCTGCCGTCGGAGCCGGCCGCGGAAGCGATCGACGTCGACGAGGACGGCAACGTCACTGGGCTCTGA
- a CDS encoding tRNA (cytidine(56)-2'-O)-methyltransferase, with protein sequence MHGEPEVAVLRYGHRPGRDDRMTTHVGLTARALGADRVVFPGNAGQSEETVADITERFGGPFDVELTDQLDAFIRDWDGVVVHLTMYGERVQDVEREIRDAREDEPLLVVVGGEKVPFDVYEHADWNVGVTNQPHSEVAGLAVFLDRLFDGRELEQEYENAERRVIPQALGKRVEDVDAE encoded by the coding sequence CCAGAGGTCGCGGTGCTGCGGTACGGCCACCGGCCGGGCCGCGACGACCGCATGACCACGCACGTCGGGCTGACGGCGCGCGCGCTCGGCGCGGACCGCGTCGTCTTCCCGGGCAACGCCGGGCAGTCCGAGGAGACGGTCGCGGACATCACGGAGCGCTTCGGCGGGCCGTTCGATGTCGAACTCACCGACCAGCTGGACGCGTTCATCCGGGACTGGGACGGCGTCGTCGTCCACCTCACGATGTACGGCGAGCGCGTCCAGGACGTCGAGAGGGAGATTCGCGACGCCCGCGAGGACGAGCCGCTGCTCGTGGTCGTCGGCGGGGAGAAAGTCCCCTTCGACGTGTACGAGCACGCGGACTGGAACGTCGGCGTCACGAACCAGCCCCACTCGGAGGTGGCCGGACTGGCGGTGTTCCTCGACCGCCTCTTCGACGGCCGCGAGCTCGAACAGGAGTACGAGAACGCCGAGCGCCGCGTGATTCCGCAGGCGCTCGGGAAGCGCGTCGAGGACGTCGACGCGGAGTGA